The following are encoded in a window of Bacteroidota bacterium genomic DNA:
- the mqnC gene encoding cyclic dehypoxanthinyl futalosine synthase: MFETIRRSVSDNARLSREEGLWLLQNASLLDLAELAETVRYRKNPKRRVTFVIDSNPNYTNICNIDCIFCAFYRHEGDADTYTHSVDDMIARFKAAAKRGVRTVLLQGGVNPAIPFEYYLEMVRRTRQEVPEIHPHCFSTSEIIGMGEVSGLSIPEVLAKLWEAGLNSIPGGGAEILSDRVKKKISNRKGTSADWLSVMREAHKLGYKSTATMMYGHLEKDEDIIEHLAVIRDLQDEYGGFTAFVPWSFKPGNTPLEKIIPTYATGTRYLQMIAIARIFLDNFDHIQGSWFSEGKKIGQIALAFGADDFGGVLEEENVHASANFVHTTSVREMVDLIRSAGYTPAERTTLYDIIAEYGQGEYPAAALNTARLDVQMGASGILTSLPVLQD, encoded by the coding sequence ATGTTTGAAACAATTCGCAGATCGGTAAGTGATAACGCTCGCCTTAGCCGTGAGGAAGGCCTCTGGCTGCTGCAAAATGCGTCACTGCTCGATCTAGCCGAGCTGGCGGAGACCGTGCGGTACCGCAAGAACCCGAAACGTCGTGTCACCTTCGTGATCGATTCGAACCCGAACTACACGAACATCTGCAACATCGACTGCATCTTCTGCGCGTTCTATCGGCACGAGGGCGATGCCGATACCTACACGCATTCGGTCGATGACATGATCGCGCGCTTCAAAGCCGCTGCAAAGCGTGGCGTGCGGACAGTGCTGCTCCAAGGCGGCGTGAATCCTGCGATTCCATTCGAGTATTATTTGGAGATGGTCCGGCGCACTCGGCAAGAAGTGCCAGAGATACATCCGCATTGCTTCTCGACCAGCGAGATTATTGGGATGGGTGAAGTTTCGGGACTTTCGATTCCTGAAGTACTTGCGAAGCTTTGGGAAGCGGGATTGAATAGCATCCCCGGCGGCGGTGCGGAAATTCTGAGCGACCGCGTGAAGAAGAAAATCTCGAACCGCAAAGGCACGAGCGCCGATTGGCTATCGGTCATGCGGGAGGCCCACAAGCTCGGCTATAAGTCTACCGCGACAATGATGTACGGCCACCTGGAGAAAGACGAAGATATCATCGAGCACCTCGCGGTCATTCGTGATTTGCAGGATGAGTATGGCGGCTTCACCGCGTTCGTGCCGTGGAGCTTCAAGCCGGGCAATACGCCGCTCGAAAAGATTATCCCGACATACGCGACCGGCACGCGCTATCTGCAAATGATCGCGATCGCACGAATCTTCTTGGATAACTTCGATCACATTCAGGGGAGTTGGTTCTCGGAAGGGAAGAAGATCGGGCAAATCGCGCTCGCTTTCGGCGCCGATGATTTCGGCGGCGTGCTCGAAGAGGAGAACGTCCATGCCTCCGCGAATTTCGTCCACACGACCTCCGTGCGCGAGATGGTCGATCTCATCCGCTCGGCCGGCTACACGCCCGCCGAGCGAACAACGCTTTACGACATCATCGCGGAGTATGGGCAAGGCGAGTACCCTGCAGCCGCGCTGAACACCGCGCGTCTGGACGTGCAGATGGGTGCCAGCGGAATACTGACATCGCTGCCGGTGCTGCAGGATTGA
- the mscL gene encoding large conductance mechanosensitive channel protein MscL: MIKQFKEFLTQSNALALAIGVIIGAATGKLVTGVVSDLLMPIITLILPAGDWREAQLVLKHATDAAGKETITAIKYGDLAGTALDFVIISYIVFLITKALLPKKNEPAMKDCPECLEKIPAAAKKCKFCTSPV; the protein is encoded by the coding sequence ATGATTAAACAATTCAAGGAATTTCTCACACAGAGCAACGCACTGGCACTGGCAATTGGTGTTATCATTGGCGCGGCAACGGGCAAGCTCGTGACCGGCGTCGTCTCCGATTTGCTGATGCCCATCATCACCCTCATCCTACCGGCGGGCGACTGGCGCGAAGCGCAACTCGTACTCAAACACGCGACCGATGCGGCGGGCAAAGAGACGATCACTGCGATCAAGTATGGCGATCTCGCTGGCACCGCGCTCGATTTCGTTATCATTTCCTACATCGTCTTTCTAATCACGAAGGCGCTCCTGCCGAAGAAGAATGAACCGGCCATGAAGGATTGTCCTGAATGTTTAGAGAAGATTCCGGCGGCGGCGAAGAAGTGCAAGTTCTGCACCTCGCCGGTGTGA